The genome window GGAGGCGCTGGCGCGGCTCGTCCAGGCCGGCAAAGTCCGGCACATCGGCCTTTCCAATGAAACGCCATGGGGCGTGGCGCGCTTTCTGCGCGCGGCGGAACTCGGCCATGGGCCGCGCGTCGTCTCAATCCAAAACGCCTACAACCTCGTCAATCGCACCTTTGAGATCGGGCTCGCCGAGTTCGCTGAGCGCGAGCGCGTCGGATTGCTCGCCTATTCGCCGCTCGCGCAAGGATACCTCACCGGAAAATATCAAGGCGGCGCGCGGCCGCCCGGCGCGCGCACGACGCTGTTTGAGCGCGCGCAGCGTTATGAAAAGCCGGAAGTCGAACGCGCGGTCGCCGCCTATCTGACGCTCGCACAAGATATCGGCGTCGATCCGGCGCAGCTCGCCATCGCCTTCGTGACGTCCCAGCCCTTCGTGACGTCGAATATCATTGGCGCGACGACGATGGCGCAGCTCAAAGCCGACCTCGCGTCGGTGGAGTTCAGGATCACGCCTGAAATCGAGCGGCGTATCGACGCCATCCACCATCTCCACAGCAACCCTGCGCCATGACCGGACGCGCAACGCTTCGCGAGGAGACGCCGGAGGATCGTTCCGCCATACGCGGGCTGCTCGTTGCGGCGTTCGATCGACGCGGCGAGTCCGAACTCGTCGAGGCGCTGCGCAAGGAAGGCGATTTGGTTTTTGGCGGCGTCGCGGCTGTCGACGGCGTCATCGTCGGCTACGCCGCGCTGTCCAGGATGAACGCTCCCTTTCCGGCGCTCGGGCTCGGTCCCG of Methylocystis sp. SC2 contains these proteins:
- a CDS encoding aldo/keto reductase, producing MEYRKLGNSDLSVSAICLGSMTWGQQNSEAEGHAQLDYAFDCGVNFIDTAEIYSVPPRQETQGSSERIIGSWLAARKNRDKAIIATKVAGRGDANWLRPGGAGTVLDAKNIDSAIEGSLKRLQTDYIDLYQLHWPDRSLPLWGAGGTVYRRPTKRDEIPIEETLEALARLVQAGKVRHIGLSNETPWGVARFLRAAELGHGPRVVSIQNAYNLVNRTFEIGLAEFAERERVGLLAYSPLAQGYLTGKYQGGARPPGARTTLFERAQRYEKPEVERAVAAYLTLAQDIGVDPAQLAIAFVTSQPFVTSNIIGATTMAQLKADLASVEFRITPEIERRIDAIHHLHSNPAP